Proteins encoded by one window of Kineosporia sp. NBRC 101731:
- a CDS encoding sodium:proton antiporter, with product MNGVQLLLVVIAAIAVTGLAHRKGLQPPLVVLVVGLAASFIPGMPQLELEPHIILGIVLPPLLYSTALDFSVPTFVQNIQPILRLGVVLVLVTAFAVGGVAFYAVPEMTFGAALVLGAVVGPPDAVTAVAIGRSLGVPNRVMTILTGESLINDAAALTLFSVGVAAVTGSHTVVDNPVLFFVYTSVVGTLVGLVLAVVVLWIRKRLHDPGLETVLGLVVPFSAYLLAEELHGSGVLAVVMAGFWVGHNSTTSGYATRLQERQLWSSIDALLEAFVFAYMGLQMKFIIDDVFTTHHEPVGLVLSASLFVLLTVMAIRPVWIFAFASGKKLIRQGLRTAPAPENQRIASGLKLATDKAGTRGATWQTNALLSWTGMRGVVTLAAAAGVPVLTETGEPFPGRSVIQFTAFVVAVGTLLIQGLTLPILVKKLDISSEAEHAKEMQERTYAREVSRAASRQAVKDTLADPPDGCDPALLEGIAERFRHAQETREDLLPDDEDDPALRELARKDLTRGVRLLRQRMLTAQRQALIAERDAGNLDDEVLRDLLEQLDYEEAATATSFAARM from the coding sequence ATGAACGGCGTTCAGCTACTGCTCGTGGTGATCGCGGCCATCGCGGTGACCGGACTGGCCCACCGAAAAGGGCTACAGCCTCCGTTGGTGGTGCTGGTCGTGGGGCTTGCCGCCTCGTTCATCCCCGGTATGCCGCAGCTCGAGCTCGAACCTCACATCATCCTCGGCATCGTCCTTCCCCCGCTGCTCTACTCCACGGCGCTGGACTTCTCGGTGCCCACCTTCGTGCAGAACATCCAGCCGATCCTGCGCCTGGGTGTCGTTCTGGTGCTGGTGACGGCGTTCGCGGTGGGCGGCGTCGCCTTCTACGCGGTGCCGGAGATGACCTTCGGTGCCGCCCTGGTGCTGGGCGCGGTGGTCGGGCCCCCCGACGCCGTGACCGCGGTGGCGATCGGGCGTTCGCTCGGCGTGCCGAACCGGGTGATGACGATCCTCACCGGAGAGAGCCTGATCAACGACGCCGCCGCGCTGACGCTGTTCAGCGTGGGGGTCGCCGCGGTCACCGGCAGCCACACCGTGGTCGACAACCCGGTGCTGTTCTTCGTCTACACCTCGGTCGTCGGCACCCTGGTCGGCCTGGTGCTGGCCGTGGTGGTGCTCTGGATCCGCAAGCGCCTGCACGATCCGGGTCTGGAGACGGTGCTCGGCCTGGTCGTGCCGTTCTCCGCCTACCTGCTGGCCGAGGAGCTGCACGGTTCCGGTGTGCTGGCCGTGGTGATGGCCGGCTTCTGGGTCGGGCACAACTCGACCACCTCCGGCTACGCCACCCGCCTGCAGGAACGTCAGCTCTGGAGCAGCATCGACGCCCTGCTCGAGGCCTTCGTCTTCGCCTACATGGGCCTGCAGATGAAGTTCATCATCGACGACGTGTTCACCACCCACCACGAGCCGGTCGGCCTGGTGCTCAGCGCTTCGCTGTTCGTCCTGCTCACGGTGATGGCCATCCGACCGGTGTGGATCTTCGCCTTCGCCAGTGGGAAGAAGCTCATCCGTCAGGGGCTGCGCACCGCTCCCGCACCGGAGAACCAGCGCATCGCCTCCGGGCTCAAACTGGCCACCGACAAGGCCGGCACCCGCGGCGCGACCTGGCAGACCAACGCTCTGCTCTCCTGGACCGGCATGCGGGGCGTGGTCACCCTGGCCGCCGCGGCCGGTGTTCCCGTGCTGACCGAGACCGGTGAGCCGTTCCCGGGCCGCTCGGTCATCCAGTTCACCGCGTTCGTGGTGGCCGTCGGCACCCTGCTCATCCAGGGCCTCACCCTGCCGATCCTGGTGAAGAAGCTGGACATCTCCAGCGAGGCCGAGCACGCCAAGGAGATGCAGGAACGCACCTACGCCCGGGAGGTGTCCCGGGCCGCCTCGCGTCAGGCGGTGAAGGACACGCTGGCCGATCCGCCGGACGGGTGTGATCCGGCTCTGCTGGAAGGCATCGCCGAGCGCTTCCGGCACGCCCAGGAGACCCGTGAAGACCTGCTCCCGGACGACGAGGACGATCCCGCCCTGCGGGAACTGGCCCGTAAAGACCTGACCCGGGGCGTGCGCCTGCTGCGTCAGCGCATGCTCACGGCCCAGCGCCAGGCGCTGATCGCCGAGCGCGACGCCGGCAACCTCGACGACGAGGTGCTGCGCGACCTGCTGGAACAGCTCGACTACGAAGAGGCCGCCACCGCGACGAGCTTCGCGGCGCGGATGTAG
- the soxR gene encoding redox-sensitive transcriptional activator SoxR has protein sequence MTSDEKPRADQLLTIGELTRRSGLAASALRFYEREGLISATRTSGGQRRYERAVLRRLAFIRAARSVGLSLEEVRDAMDRLPAARTPTKADWTGISRSWSRRLDEQIEALTALRDKLDSCIGCGCLSLARCRISNAEDLAAQTGPGAAYLPPALRRPAQ, from the coding sequence ATGACTTCCGACGAGAAGCCACGGGCCGATCAGCTGCTCACGATCGGCGAACTGACCCGGCGCAGTGGCCTGGCCGCCTCGGCGCTGCGCTTCTACGAGCGGGAGGGTCTGATCTCGGCCACCCGCACCTCCGGGGGCCAGCGGCGCTACGAGCGGGCGGTGCTGCGCCGCCTGGCGTTCATCCGGGCGGCCCGCAGCGTCGGTCTCTCGCTGGAAGAGGTGCGTGACGCGATGGATCGCCTTCCCGCCGCCCGCACCCCGACCAAGGCCGACTGGACCGGTATCTCGCGGTCGTGGTCGCGGCGCCTGGACGAGCAGATCGAGGCACTCACCGCCCTGCGCGACAAGCTGGACTCCTGCATCGGGTGCGGCTGTCTCTCCCTGGCCCGCTGCCGCATCTCCAACGCCGAAGACCTGGCGGCCCAGACCGGCCCGGGCGCGGCCTACCTACCCCCGGCCCTACGCCGCCCCGCGCAGTAA
- a CDS encoding response regulator, with product MSSIVVVDDDSDIRGLLEFKLSAAGHTVTAEADGEAGLAAIMDVRPDVVVLDWMMPRMSGIEVCLELRKDPSMADIPVLFLTAKAQESDVQRGFAAGGNDYVIKPFSPRELSSRIDALLARTPR from the coding sequence ATGAGCAGCATCGTCGTTGTGGACGACGACTCCGACATCCGGGGTCTGCTGGAATTCAAGCTGTCTGCGGCCGGTCACACGGTGACCGCCGAGGCCGACGGGGAGGCCGGACTGGCCGCCATCATGGACGTCCGACCGGACGTCGTGGTGCTGGACTGGATGATGCCGCGCATGAGCGGCATCGAGGTCTGCCTGGAACTGCGCAAAGACCCATCGATGGCCGACATCCCGGTGCTCTTCCTCACCGCGAAGGCCCAGGAGTCAGACGTCCAGCGGGGTTTTGCCGCCGGCGGCAACGACTACGTGATCAAACCCTTCAGTCCGCGCGAGCTGTCCAGCCGGATCGACGCGCTGCTGGCCCGGACCCCGAGGTGA
- a CDS encoding ATP-binding protein yields the protein MSRSFRLLIIEDQPVDAELMVAELVRAGFGPDWTRVDSMDTMLAALDPPPGVILCDYSLPGLDAPTVLATLNELHLEVPVIVVSGAMDEETCVKSLRLGAVDYLLKDRLARLGPAIEHALETRRLTAEKREAQRRERETSAILAGLVKNSPAAISVKAVDGRYLLANRQFEMLFDMAPHSLLGKIDAEIFPAEKAREMTELDARCLHTSIVVEREEEFRGPEGARNLLCVRYPISDDDGDIFGIGAIYTEITKQKRVEHDLRAARADIMSRAEQLAAGNHQLREMDRMKTDFLAAVSHELRNPLASVRGYVEMLREGGPGMDPELNHRFLDIIDRNSANVLHLLEDLLVLSRTEAGPAGSGQFQAISFPDLVESSVATVDPAARQAGLTIQVRLADRLPVVMGDPSQLERMLVNLLDNAVKFSPRPERSGPRPLGHHPDVVVLEVSAIPMGVRLEVRDQGIGISQAEQAKLFTRFFRARSATERGIPGTGLGLAVVKGVVDAHRGAIRVDSAPGRGTTVAVDLPA from the coding sequence GTGAGTAGGAGTTTTCGGCTGCTCATCATCGAGGACCAGCCGGTTGACGCGGAGCTGATGGTGGCGGAACTGGTCCGCGCCGGCTTCGGCCCGGACTGGACCCGGGTGGACAGTATGGACACGATGCTGGCCGCCCTCGATCCGCCGCCCGGCGTGATTCTCTGTGACTACTCGCTTCCCGGTCTCGACGCGCCGACCGTGCTGGCCACCCTGAACGAGCTGCACCTCGAGGTGCCGGTGATCGTGGTCAGTGGGGCCATGGACGAGGAGACCTGCGTGAAGTCGCTGCGCCTGGGCGCTGTCGACTATCTGCTGAAAGACCGTCTGGCCCGGCTCGGCCCGGCCATCGAACACGCTCTGGAGACCCGCCGCCTCACCGCCGAGAAGCGGGAGGCGCAGCGCCGCGAGCGGGAGACCTCCGCGATCCTGGCCGGGCTGGTGAAGAACTCCCCGGCGGCGATCAGCGTGAAGGCGGTGGACGGGCGCTACCTGCTGGCCAACCGGCAGTTCGAGATGCTCTTCGACATGGCCCCGCACAGCCTGCTCGGCAAGATCGACGCGGAGATCTTCCCGGCCGAGAAGGCCCGCGAGATGACCGAACTGGATGCCCGCTGCCTGCACACGTCGATCGTGGTGGAGCGCGAGGAGGAGTTCCGGGGGCCCGAGGGGGCGCGCAACCTGCTCTGCGTGCGTTACCCGATCAGCGACGACGACGGCGACATCTTCGGGATCGGAGCGATCTATACCGAGATCACGAAGCAGAAGCGGGTGGAGCACGACCTGCGGGCGGCCCGGGCCGACATCATGTCCCGCGCCGAGCAACTTGCGGCCGGCAATCACCAGCTGCGCGAGATGGACCGGATGAAGACCGATTTCCTCGCCGCCGTGAGTCACGAGCTACGCAACCCGCTGGCCTCGGTGCGGGGCTACGTGGAGATGCTGCGCGAGGGCGGGCCGGGAATGGATCCCGAACTCAACCACCGGTTCCTGGACATCATCGACCGGAACAGTGCGAACGTCCTCCATTTGCTCGAAGATCTTCTGGTGCTCTCCCGGACCGAGGCCGGGCCGGCGGGATCGGGCCAGTTCCAGGCCATCTCGTTCCCCGACCTGGTGGAGTCGTCGGTCGCCACGGTGGATCCGGCGGCCCGTCAGGCCGGTCTGACGATCCAGGTGCGGCTGGCCGATCGGCTGCCGGTCGTGATGGGCGACCCCTCGCAACTGGAACGCATGCTGGTGAACCTGCTGGACAACGCCGTGAAGTTCTCCCCTCGGCCCGAGCGTTCCGGCCCCCGCCCACTTGGGCACCACCCGGACGTCGTGGTGCTGGAGGTGTCCGCGATCCCGATGGGAGTGCGGCTGGAGGTGCGTGACCAGGGCATCGGCATCTCGCAGGCGGAACAGGCGAAGCTCTTCACCCGATTCTTCCGCGCCCGGTCGGCGACGGAACGTGGCATTCCCGGCACCGGACTGGGCCTGGCCGTGGTGAAGGGGGTGGTCGACGCGCACCGCGGTGCGATCCGCGTCGACTCCGCCCCGGGTCGAGGCACCACGGTGGCCGTGGACCTGCCCGCCTGA
- a CDS encoding glycosyltransferase translates to MRDFLESAVIGFNSFVIIYFLALNSLYLVIVLIASRAQRRAQRMSSETALEDLFANPLTPGVSVLVPAYNEEPSIVSSVHSILDLRYPQLEVVIVDDGSTDGTFDVLQEEFELQPSTRVAAGVVETVGTVNSVHISRDGQIVVIRKENARRRGDALNVALEYSRYPLVCMIDADSVLEKDALMHVVRPFVDDPERVAATGGAIRPINGCPTERGMILEKRLPKAWAPRIQVVEYLRSFLLGRVGWSAFNGLMIISGAFGLFRRDLVQQIGGLTADSLAEDADLVNSLHHRLRHEKQDYRIVFVPHPVCWTEVPENLKILGRQRRRWSHGLLEVLWRFRGMIANPRYGRMGLLVLPYYVVFELLTPVVEILGLICLPLGIAFGILNWQAAVLYALVAIGYGILLSVVAIVVDDLSYQTYRRWKDLGILLVAAFLENFGFRQLHAFWRLRGLWSGIRGSNAAWGEMPRVGFKETSGASAS, encoded by the coding sequence ATGAGAGATTTCCTGGAATCCGCCGTCATCGGGTTCAACTCGTTCGTCATCATCTATTTCCTGGCACTGAACTCGCTCTACCTGGTGATCGTGCTGATCGCGTCCCGGGCGCAGCGGCGCGCCCAGCGGATGTCGTCGGAGACGGCCCTGGAAGACCTGTTCGCCAACCCGCTGACTCCCGGCGTGTCGGTCCTCGTCCCCGCCTACAACGAGGAACCGAGCATCGTGTCGAGCGTGCACTCGATCCTCGACCTGCGGTACCCCCAGCTCGAGGTGGTGATCGTCGACGACGGTTCCACCGACGGCACCTTCGATGTTCTCCAGGAGGAGTTCGAGCTCCAGCCCAGCACCCGGGTCGCAGCCGGTGTGGTGGAGACCGTGGGCACGGTGAACTCCGTGCACATCTCCCGGGACGGCCAGATCGTGGTCATCCGCAAGGAGAACGCCCGTCGCCGCGGTGACGCCCTGAACGTCGCGCTGGAGTACTCCCGCTATCCGCTGGTCTGCATGATCGACGCCGACTCGGTGCTGGAGAAGGATGCACTGATGCACGTGGTGCGGCCCTTCGTCGACGACCCGGAACGAGTGGCCGCCACCGGCGGCGCCATTCGCCCGATCAACGGCTGTCCCACCGAGCGCGGCATGATTCTCGAGAAGCGCCTCCCGAAGGCCTGGGCACCCCGCATCCAGGTGGTCGAGTACTTGCGCTCGTTCCTGCTCGGCCGGGTCGGCTGGTCGGCGTTCAACGGCCTGATGATCATCTCTGGCGCGTTCGGCCTGTTCCGTCGCGACCTGGTGCAGCAGATCGGTGGCCTGACCGCCGACTCGCTGGCCGAGGACGCCGACCTGGTGAACAGCCTGCATCACCGACTGCGTCACGAGAAGCAGGACTACCGGATTGTTTTCGTACCGCACCCGGTGTGCTGGACCGAGGTTCCGGAGAACCTGAAAATTCTCGGCCGGCAGCGTCGCCGGTGGTCGCACGGTCTGCTCGAGGTGCTGTGGCGCTTCCGCGGCATGATCGCCAACCCCCGCTACGGCCGGATGGGCCTGCTGGTGCTGCCGTACTACGTGGTCTTCGAGCTGCTCACGCCGGTCGTGGAGATCCTCGGCCTGATCTGCCTCCCCCTCGGGATCGCTTTCGGCATCCTGAACTGGCAGGCGGCCGTGCTCTACGCGCTGGTGGCCATCGGCTACGGCATCCTGCTCTCGGTCGTCGCGATCGTGGTCGACGACCTGTCGTACCAGACCTACCGCCGCTGGAAGGATCTCGGCATCCTGCTGGTCGCCGCCTTCCTGGAGAACTTCGGATTCCGTCAGCTGCACGCCTTCTGGCGTCTGCGGGGTCTGTGGTCGGGCATCCGCGGCTCGAACGCGGCCTGGGGTGAGATGCCCCGGGTCGGATTCAAGGAGACGAGCGGGGCATCGGCCAGTTGA
- a CDS encoding S-adenosylmethionine:tRNA ribosyltransferase-isomerase, translating to MSAITFALPHDAEATEPPEARGIARDHVRLLVADRNQLHDTTFHRIGDHLRPGDLLVVNTSATRAAALDGEHHRLGPVVVHLSTELPDGAWVVEVRSAPDGAGQVRTCVPGDRIRLAGGPQVRLTAPHGRSDHRHGTRLWRTEPLTGVPLFPAARPIRYGYLKHPWPLESYQTVFADPRDPGASAEMPSAGRPFTNELVTRLVTAGIRLAPITLHAGVSSLETGEAPPAEPYRVPESTAALVNWTRRTGGRVVAVGTTVTRALEAATGPDGRVRPARGWTDLVISPARPVRTVDGLITGWHDPEASHLLMLEAVGGAELVQAAYERAASSGYRWHEFGDSCLLLP from the coding sequence ATGAGCGCCATCACCTTCGCCCTTCCGCACGACGCCGAGGCGACCGAGCCGCCGGAGGCCCGGGGTATCGCCCGGGACCACGTCCGCCTCCTGGTGGCCGACCGGAACCAACTGCACGACACGACGTTCCACCGGATCGGCGACCACCTGCGTCCTGGCGACCTACTCGTGGTCAACACCTCCGCGACCCGGGCGGCAGCCCTCGACGGTGAGCACCACCGCCTCGGGCCGGTGGTCGTGCACCTGTCCACCGAACTACCCGACGGCGCGTGGGTGGTGGAGGTGCGCAGCGCCCCGGACGGCGCCGGGCAAGTACGGACGTGCGTGCCCGGCGACCGGATCCGGCTGGCCGGTGGACCGCAGGTCCGGCTGACGGCCCCGCACGGCCGCTCCGACCACCGCCACGGAACCCGGCTCTGGCGCACCGAGCCGCTCACCGGCGTCCCCTTGTTCCCCGCGGCCCGGCCGATCCGCTACGGCTACCTGAAGCACCCCTGGCCTCTGGAGAGTTACCAGACGGTGTTCGCCGACCCGCGCGATCCCGGCGCGAGCGCCGAGATGCCCAGTGCCGGGCGTCCGTTCACCAACGAGCTGGTGACCCGGCTGGTAACTGCGGGAATTCGGCTGGCCCCGATCACCCTGCACGCCGGGGTCTCGTCGCTGGAGACCGGTGAGGCACCCCCGGCCGAGCCCTATCGGGTGCCGGAATCGACCGCGGCCCTGGTGAACTGGACCCGCCGGACGGGTGGCCGCGTGGTCGCTGTGGGTACCACCGTCACCCGTGCGCTGGAGGCGGCCACCGGGCCGGACGGCCGAGTACGACCCGCGCGAGGGTGGACGGATCTGGTCATCTCGCCCGCCCGTCCGGTGCGCACGGTGGACGGCCTGATCACCGGCTGGCACGACCCGGAAGCCTCGCACCTGCTCATGCTCGAGGCCGTGGGCGGGGCGGAGTTGGTGCAGGCGGCGTACGAGCGGGCCGCGAGCAGCGGATACCGCTGGCACGAGTTCGGCGACAGCTGCCTGCTCCTGCCCTGA
- a CDS encoding SDR family oxidoreductase has product MPVALITGASSGLGQALTTALSQEGWEVVVDARGASRLAHAVGDLPRVHLHPGDVTDARHRRELLSACTELGGLDLLVNNAGGLGPSPLPSLAEFPLSSLEDLFRVNVIAPLGLIQLAVPVLAERHGTIVNITSDAASAVYPGWGGYGSTKAALEQISAVLGAECTGSVRVYAFDPGDLRTPMHQAAFPDEDISDRPLPETVAPALLQLIAQRPPNGRYLASAGEHVGATA; this is encoded by the coding sequence ATGCCCGTCGCACTCATCACCGGTGCCTCCAGCGGTCTCGGCCAGGCCCTGACCACCGCCCTGTCCCAGGAGGGGTGGGAGGTCGTCGTCGATGCCCGGGGCGCCTCCCGGCTGGCCCACGCGGTCGGCGACCTGCCCCGCGTACACCTTCATCCGGGCGATGTGACCGATGCCCGCCACCGTCGCGAACTGCTCTCTGCCTGCACTGAGCTCGGCGGCCTCGACCTGCTCGTCAACAATGCCGGCGGGCTCGGCCCGAGTCCGCTGCCGTCACTGGCCGAGTTCCCGCTCAGCTCACTGGAAGACCTGTTCCGGGTCAACGTGATCGCACCGCTGGGACTGATCCAGCTCGCGGTGCCGGTGCTGGCCGAACGACACGGCACGATCGTCAACATCACCTCGGACGCGGCCAGTGCCGTCTACCCGGGCTGGGGAGGCTACGGTTCCACGAAGGCCGCGCTCGAGCAGATCAGCGCGGTGCTCGGCGCGGAGTGCACCGGCAGCGTCCGGGTTTACGCGTTCGACCCCGGAGACCTCCGAACGCCCATGCATCAAGCGGCCTTTCCGGACGAGGACATCTCCGACCGGCCGCTTCCGGAGACCGTGGCGCCGGCCCTCCTGCAGCTGATCGCACAGCGCCCGCCGAACGGGCGCTACCTGGCGTCCGCCGGGGAACACGTGGGGGCGACGGCATGA
- a CDS encoding response regulator: MHDNGDGLAGGTVVTQGHTDWILLVDDSAEDRELLQHTLRRNKFHGRVEEARDGLEAIDRLCCRGRWADSDPNDLPRAIFLDVKMPRMSGVEVLRELRSVPQLAVVPVVMLTSSAEERDILDSYALGANSYVVKPVDMDEYFRSIADVGRYWVALNRTPTEYPRANTTAPAGR; the protein is encoded by the coding sequence TTGCACGACAACGGTGACGGTCTGGCCGGGGGCACTGTGGTGACACAGGGGCACACAGACTGGATCCTGCTCGTCGACGACTCGGCCGAAGACCGTGAGCTGCTCCAGCACACGCTGCGGCGCAACAAGTTCCATGGCCGCGTCGAAGAGGCCCGGGACGGTCTGGAAGCGATCGACCGGCTCTGCTGCCGCGGCCGCTGGGCGGACTCCGACCCGAACGACCTACCACGGGCCATCTTTCTCGATGTGAAGATGCCACGGATGTCCGGTGTCGAGGTGCTGCGCGAGCTGCGCTCCGTACCGCAACTGGCCGTCGTGCCGGTGGTGATGCTCACGTCTTCCGCCGAGGAGCGGGACATCCTCGACAGTTATGCCCTCGGCGCCAACAGCTACGTCGTCAAGCCGGTCGACATGGACGAGTACTTCCGGTCCATCGCGGACGTCGGACGTTACTGGGTCGCCCTGAACCGAACACCGACGGAGTACCCACGTGCCAACACCACTGCGCCTGCTGGTCGCTGA
- a CDS encoding ATP-binding protein, which yields MPTPLRLLVAEDFPPDAELILSEVRRAGYDPVATVVDTAGKFLRALDDEPEVVICDYTLPTMTAPDALAILQAKSPDLPLIVVSGTMDEATCVNSLRLGAADYLLKDRLSRLGPAIDHALARRELDRVARLAEQRRDETMNILLGLVENSVAAISVQNLSGNTMVSNDLYKQLSTDHPPLASAAPIRTAGVEVLQRQELFTVDGEQRTFHAVRYPVRDGTDTVFAVGSILVDITEQKRIEADLRKARTELEGRNEQLDVANAELREVDRLKTEFVASVSHELRTPLTSIRGYAELLLDEADEGDTQTTKMLDIIDRNARRLLSLVEDLLLLSKIDSRTLTHEFVEVDLTDLAEGALLVLRPSAETADVRLALEASGVLPVLGDRSQLERVLLNLLSNAIKFSQKGGDVVVRGEVSGSEVVIKVVDSGLGVSAEELPKLFNRFFRSASDAAHKIPGTGLGLAVVREIVENHGGSVGMESVLGEGSTVTVRLPRRK from the coding sequence GTGCCAACACCACTGCGCCTGCTGGTCGCTGAGGACTTCCCGCCGGACGCCGAGCTCATTCTCTCGGAGGTCCGGCGGGCCGGATACGACCCGGTGGCGACCGTGGTCGACACGGCGGGCAAGTTCCTGCGTGCTCTCGACGACGAGCCCGAGGTCGTGATCTGCGACTACACGCTGCCCACGATGACGGCGCCCGACGCGCTGGCCATTCTCCAGGCCAAATCGCCCGACCTGCCGCTGATCGTCGTCTCCGGCACGATGGACGAGGCGACGTGCGTGAACTCCCTGCGCCTGGGGGCCGCCGACTACCTGCTGAAAGACCGGCTGTCCCGGCTCGGGCCGGCCATCGACCACGCCCTGGCCCGGCGGGAGCTCGACCGGGTGGCCCGGCTGGCCGAGCAGCGTCGCGACGAGACCATGAACATCCTGCTCGGCCTGGTCGAGAACTCGGTCGCCGCTATCAGTGTGCAGAACCTCAGCGGCAACACGATGGTCAGCAACGACCTGTACAAACAGCTGTCCACCGACCATCCGCCGCTGGCCAGCGCCGCCCCGATCCGCACAGCGGGTGTCGAGGTGCTGCAGCGGCAGGAACTGTTCACGGTCGACGGCGAGCAGCGCACGTTCCACGCCGTGCGGTATCCCGTGCGCGACGGCACCGACACGGTGTTCGCGGTCGGCTCGATCCTCGTCGACATCACCGAGCAGAAACGGATCGAGGCCGATCTGCGCAAGGCCCGCACCGAGCTGGAGGGCCGCAACGAGCAGCTCGACGTGGCCAACGCCGAGCTGCGGGAGGTCGACCGTCTGAAGACCGAATTCGTCGCGTCGGTCAGCCACGAGCTGCGCACCCCGCTGACCAGTATCCGCGGCTACGCCGAGCTGCTGCTCGACGAGGCGGACGAGGGCGACACCCAGACCACGAAGATGCTCGACATCATCGACCGCAACGCCCGTCGGTTGCTGAGCCTGGTCGAAGACCTGCTGCTGCTCTCGAAGATCGACTCGCGCACGCTCACGCACGAGTTCGTCGAGGTCGACCTGACCGATCTGGCCGAGGGCGCCCTGCTGGTGCTGCGACCCAGCGCGGAGACCGCCGATGTCCGGCTGGCCCTCGAGGCGTCCGGCGTGCTACCGGTGCTCGGAGACCGATCGCAGCTGGAGCGGGTGCTTCTCAACCTCCTGAGCAATGCCATCAAGTTCTCCCAGAAGGGTGGGGACGTCGTGGTCAGGGGCGAGGTCAGCGGGAGTGAGGTGGTGATCAAGGTGGTCGACTCCGGACTCGGCGTCTCCGCCGAGGAGCTGCCGAAACTCTTCAACCGCTTCTTCCGCTCGGCCAGCGATGCCGCCCACAAGATCCCGGGCACCGGCCTCGGCCTGGCCGTGGTCCGCGAGATCGTCGAGAACCACGGCGGTTCGGTGGGAATGGAATCGGTTCTGGGAGAGGGAAGCACGGTCACCGTGCGGCTGCCCCGGCGGAAGTGA
- a CDS encoding HEAT repeat domain-containing protein encodes MSTEAVLLVAATLNLALIIGLSLSTALLKARRERRAKHHEEELAQLRPVMMRYLATWEDGDAHDLADMLIGYHGVTTSFEELVAGLLPKLRGADRSVLVDILRRRGTIDAARQNTSSRVAVRRYRAVELLGAAGVGEGVPEAAKLLADHSTDVRLAAVRALGRIGTGEAGTALLEHLDSEVGQKYPLPPHPVTMALLRIGADATQALTQALNAEQVEVRTIAAEVLGVLGVYPAVSELQIRMRVDPSVSVRLGATHALGRLSLPSSVDDLTAMLRTEEDVEVLAAACTALGRIIDPASMPELEQAVAHPHPTVRVAAAMALVPFGETGLDRLREIAQRDAEGGDAAREVLARNSIATNTTPLISL; translated from the coding sequence GTGAGTACCGAGGCGGTCCTTCTGGTCGCCGCGACTCTCAACCTGGCCCTGATCATCGGGCTCTCCCTGAGCACGGCCCTGCTGAAGGCCCGCCGCGAACGCCGCGCCAAGCATCATGAGGAGGAGCTGGCCCAGCTCCGGCCGGTGATGATGCGGTACCTGGCCACCTGGGAGGACGGCGATGCGCACGACCTCGCCGACATGCTCATCGGGTACCACGGCGTCACCACCTCGTTCGAGGAACTGGTGGCGGGCCTGCTGCCGAAGCTGCGGGGTGCCGACCGGAGTGTTCTGGTCGACATCCTGCGGCGACGCGGCACGATCGACGCGGCCCGGCAGAACACGTCGTCACGGGTCGCCGTGCGGCGGTACCGCGCCGTCGAGCTGCTCGGCGCGGCCGGGGTCGGTGAAGGGGTCCCGGAGGCGGCGAAGCTGCTGGCCGACCACAGCACCGATGTGCGGCTCGCCGCCGTGCGGGCTCTGGGCCGGATCGGCACCGGTGAGGCCGGCACCGCCCTGCTGGAGCACCTGGACTCCGAGGTGGGGCAGAAGTACCCGCTTCCGCCCCACCCGGTGACCATGGCGCTGCTGCGCATCGGGGCCGACGCCACCCAGGCGCTGACCCAGGCGCTGAACGCGGAACAGGTCGAGGTCCGCACCATCGCCGCGGAGGTGCTCGGTGTGCTGGGTGTCTACCCCGCGGTGTCCGAGCTGCAGATCCGGATGCGGGTCGATCCCAGTGTCTCGGTGCGACTCGGCGCCACCCACGCCCTCGGTCGTCTCAGCCTGCCCAGCTCGGTCGACGACCTGACCGCGATGCTGCGCACGGAGGAGGACGTCGAGGTCCTCGCCGCGGCGTGCACCGCACTCGGCCGGATCATCGATCCGGCCTCCATGCCCGAGCTGGAACAGGCGGTCGCACATCCGCACCCCACCGTCCGGGTGGCTGCCGCCATGGCTCTGGTGCCGTTCGGGGAGACCGGTCTCGACCGGCTGCGCGAGATTGCGCAGCGGGACGCCGAGGGTGGTGACGCGGCCCGGGAGGTCCTTGCGAGGAACTCGATCGCCACGAACACCACGCCGCTGATCTCGCTGTAG